The genomic stretch CATGAGACGAATGGCGATGGCGCTGATCCTGCTGGCCGTGGCGGGCTGCGGCCAGGCCGAGCAGCCGTACCGGCCGCAGGAGGCGCCGAAACCCGCGAAGAGCGACACGGCACAGACCGAGCCGGCGGAAGAGGGGCTTCCGTCCGGCCCGCAGCTCATCGACATCGCCGAGGGCATGCGCGTGCGGGTGGAATGGCCCGCGAACCCGGACCCGCTGCTGAAGGTCATGGTCGACCAGTACGTCGGCACCCGTAAGGCCGTCGTCGAGGGAAAACGCGGCTACAAGCGCAACCTCGAGATCGACGCCCAGGTCCAGGCGACCGAGTGGGTGAACGAGCTCATCGACCAGGAACGCTCGATGCGTGGCACGGGCCGCATCTACAACCTGCGGGTCAGCGCGCGCATGGGCAGGGGCGCGCAGATCGACGCATGCGTGGACGAGTCGAAAGTGCGCCTGATCTCCTCGCGCACCGGGGAGGTCGTCTCCCCCCACCCTGATTGGACCCGCCCTTACGCCGAGAGCGTGGCCGCGCACCACGGTGACGACGGAGTGTGGCGCATCAGGTCCTACCTCACTCCCAGAGAAGGATGCACCCGATGAAAGCGTTGATCTCGATTGCGACGGCAGGACTGCTGCTCCTGCAGCCTTGGATCACCTACGATCCGGGGCCGGGAAGTGACACGTCCGCACGCGGCTCCCAGATCGGCGACTCCGGGGAGAATTTACGCGCCGAGATCGAGTCGAGACGGATCAAGGTCTCCGGCAATGGTGTCAGAGGCGGCAAGGGTGACGGCTTCCGGATGAAGCGACCGTGCTGGTACGAACCCTTCCTGAACGCCGAGGACATGCACCGCTTCTTCACGGAGGGCCGTGACGCGGCCAACCGAGCGCGGATCGACGAGGAGAGCTTCCGCGCCTTCACCCAGCAGTTCAAGGACAAGCTGGGCCAGAAGGGGTTGTGGTGGACGCCGGGCTACAACAAGGGCGATCCAGCGGGAGCGGCCTGCTGGGCCGATCTCCAGCAGTTCCTGTTCGTGCCGCCTGGGGTCACGCCGCCCTCGGGGATCACCATCGAGCAGCTGGCCGAGCTCGCCAGGGCCGCGATGACCGTGCCCGAGCAGACCGTCAAGCTGAATCCGGACGCCAAGAGCTTCGTGAACCTGCCCACCCACGTCTGGCTGGAGGGGATAGGCGAGACCCGCCGTTCGGTCACGGCCGAGATCCCCGGCGTCATGAGCGTGACACTGGTGGCCACGCTCCAAGACCTCAAGATCGACTCCGGCACCACTCCGGATCGTGCGGAGGTGACCGAGAGCGGGTGCGGCACGGCCGGGAAGCCGTACGTCAAAGGCGGGGAGTTCTCCTGCGGCGTACGTTACCTGCGTTCTTCGATCGATCAGCCGCGCGAGACGTACCCGCTGACCGTCACCGCCGTGTGGCCGGTGGAGGTCCAGGGCGACGTGGTCCCGTTCCAGTTCGCGCCGGTGGAGCTCGGCGTGACCCGGGACGTGCCGGTCGGTGAGATCCAGAGCAACGTCAAGCCGCCTAACTGAGGACCGCGGCGAGCGGGGCGAGCTCCGGCTGCTCCGCCGCCTCGGCCAGCACTTCCTTGAGCACGGCGTCGTGCGTCGGGCGGGCCTGCGCGAGCAGGTCCCGTCCGTCCTGCGTGACCTCGGAGCAGATGCCGCGCCTGTCGTCCTCGCACAGGTAGCGCCTGAGCAGCCCGCGGTTCTCCAGCCTGGTGACGAGGCGCGTGGTGGCGCTCTGGCTGAGCCCGACCGCGCGGGCCGGCTGCTGCATGCGCATGTGCCGGCCGTCCTGACGGCCCGAGACATTGCTATGGGTAGGTGATTCCCCCGGATTCGTGGGCAAGCAGCCACTCTTTGACCGGTACGCCGTAGTAATAGCCGCCATACCCTCCACTGCTGGGCAGGACCCGGTGGCATGGGACGAACGGCGCGATCAGGTTCTGCGCGCACGCCGACCCGGCCGCCCGTGCCGCCGTCTTCGGCAGCCCGGCCCGTTCGGCCAGCTCCGCGTACGACACGGTCGTCCCCGCCTTGACCTCGCGCAACGCCTCGTGCAGGCGCTTGCGTGTCGGGCTGCCGGGCTGGGAGACCGGGATGGCGTCCAGGGCGTGCAGGTCGCCCGCCAGGTACGCGCGGACGGCCTCCGACGCCGCACCCAGGTCGTCCACCACCTCCAGGCCCTCCGCCTGGAGCGCGGGTGTGAGGCGGGCGTACATCTCCTTCGGGTCGGCGGTGAAGCCGGCCGCGACCAGCACTCCCTCGCGGGACAGCAGGGACAAAGGCCCGATGGGGGTCGGGATGAGCTGTGCAGCGATCATGATGAGCTCCAGAGGTGCAGCGCGGCGTAGGCCCGCCAGGGCCGCCACCGCTCGATGTGATCGTCGGTGATGCCCAGGGCGGCCATGCGCTTCTTGAGCACGAGGTCGCCCGTGGGCCAGGCGTCGGGGTCGCGGAGCGCCCGCAACGCGATGTAGCTGGCCGTCCACGGGCCGATGCCGGGGACTTCGAGCAGCCCCGCCACCGCCTCCGCGGGGTCCTGGCCGCCGTCCAGGTCGATCTGGCCCTCGGCCAGGCGGGCGGCCAGGTCCTTGAGGGTCTCGATCCGGCGGTTGGTCAGGCCCAGGCCGGTGAGGTCGGTCTCCAGGAGGTGGGACGGCGCAGGGAAGAGGCCTCCGGGTGCGGCGGCCCTGGCGACGATGCGCCCCAGCAGGGTACGGGCGCCCGCCACGGAGATCTGCTGGCCCACGACCGCCCGTACGGCCAGCTCGAACCCGTCGAACGCCCCCGGCACCCGCAGCCCGGGCCGCGCCGCGACCAAAGGCCCGAGCGAGGTCTGGCCGAGGATCTCGGCGATGGCGTCAGGGTCGGCGTCCAGGTCGAGGAGGCGGCGGCAGCGGGCCACGACGCGGGCGAGCTGCCGCGTGTCGTCCACCGCCACGTCGAGTGCGATGTGGTCCTGCCGTGGTGTGAGCGTGATCGTCCCACCCGGCACGGCCCGGGAGTACGACGTCCGGTCCGCCACCTCCAGCCCGGGAATCGCCCGGGAGGCCAGAAATGCGAAGACCCCCTCCACGTCGTACGGCTCCCGCCGGTGCAGCCGCAGCCTGAGCGAGGCGTCGGACACCCGCGGCCCGGCCGTGGCCCGCAGCTCGCTTGGCGTGAAGCCGTACGTCTCCCGCATCGTCGCGTTGAACTGCCGCACGCTCCCGAACCCGGCTGCGAACGCCACGTCCGTCACCGGCAGCCCTGTCTCCGTCAGGAGCTGCTTGGCCAGCAGCAGCCGCTTCGTCCGCGCCACCGCCAGCGGCCCGACGCCCAGCTCGGCCACGAACAGCCGGTGCAGGTGCCGCTCGGTGATGTGCAGCCGCCTGGCCAGCCCCGCGACGCCCTGCTCGTCGGCCCCGCCGTCGTCGATCAGCCGCAGAGCCCGGCCGACGAGGTCGCCACGCACGTCCCAGCCG from Nonomuraea polychroma encodes the following:
- a CDS encoding MarR family transcriptional regulator, whose product is MRMQQPARAVGLSQSATTRLVTRLENRGLLRRYLCEDDRRGICSEVTQDGRDLLAQARPTHDAVLKEVLAEAAEQPELAPLAAVLS
- a CDS encoding DNA-3-methyladenine glycosylase 2 family protein; translated protein: MSPLELDFDSCYRAVSARDARFDGRFYTAVTTTRIYCRPICPARTPASRNVRFYRHAASAEAAGFRPCKRCRPELSPGDPGWDVRGDLVGRALRLIDDGGADEQGVAGLARRLHITERHLHRLFVAELGVGPLAVARTKRLLLAKQLLTETGLPVTDVAFAAGFGSVRQFNATMRETYGFTPSELRATAGPRVSDASLRLRLHRREPYDVEGVFAFLASRAIPGLEVADRTSYSRAVPGGTITLTPRQDHIALDVAVDDTRQLARVVARCRRLLDLDADPDAIAEILGQTSLGPLVAARPGLRVPGAFDGFELAVRAVVGQQISVAGARTLLGRIVARAAAPGGLFPAPSHLLETDLTGLGLTNRRIETLKDLAARLAEGQIDLDGGQDPAEAVAGLLEVPGIGPWTASYIALRALRDPDAWPTGDLVLKKRMAALGITDDHIERWRPWRAYAALHLWSSS
- a CDS encoding methylated-DNA--[protein]-cysteine S-methyltransferase, which gives rise to MIAAQLIPTPIGPLSLLSREGVLVAAGFTADPKEMYARLTPALQAEGLEVVDDLGAASEAVRAYLAGDLHALDAIPVSQPGSPTRKRLHEALREVKAGTTVSYAELAERAGLPKTAARAAGSACAQNLIAPFVPCHRVLPSSGGYGGYYYGVPVKEWLLAHESGGITYP